In Fibrobacter sp. UWB5, a genomic segment contains:
- a CDS encoding DUF4434 domain-containing protein, translated as MSISQHIFRLMLPALLCGAVGPFAGISYAADSEEASAAETNVAKTSASGIAGIFDAGWSTAYQSQDSITHMHQRLHALGMEQVVLQYAAVEATHLYYPSELDFLQNTQYKNNELFPKSIEAAKATGTRVWLGLYYNGENWYTPPTAEQLDTLASRNLKVLDEIHSLYGSENVIEGVYIPQEIARYYWDGLRDDATPEMLTEHFLKPVTEAAQAKGWKVMAAPFYNQNLETPEKLQSFFEKLFAAGFKPDIIAVQDGIGANDAGKLHAETATVGNYERAVAQACKKYGIEFWVDMELFHTDDSHALADSARISAQLDTANAAGATKVIAYDLAVLGNAGLDSLEKWKLKSSVEPPARIYKTPRESRRASNAHSEKTQKRELFLNGRLQNSRPLNENSQYYKANGAKVK; from the coding sequence ATGTCCATCTCGCAGCACATATTCCGACTCATGCTCCCCGCGCTCCTGTGCGGAGCTGTCGGGCCGTTCGCCGGCATATCCTATGCCGCCGACTCCGAGGAAGCAAGCGCCGCGGAAACAAACGTCGCGAAAACAAGTGCCTCGGGAATCGCGGGCATATTCGATGCAGGCTGGTCGACCGCCTACCAGTCGCAAGATTCCATTACGCACATGCACCAACGCCTGCATGCGCTCGGCATGGAGCAAGTCGTTTTGCAATACGCCGCCGTCGAAGCGACACATTTGTATTACCCCTCGGAACTGGACTTTCTGCAGAACACGCAATACAAGAACAATGAGCTTTTCCCCAAGAGCATTGAGGCGGCAAAGGCCACCGGGACCAGGGTCTGGCTCGGGCTCTACTACAATGGCGAAAACTGGTACACTCCGCCGACCGCCGAGCAACTTGACACGCTCGCATCACGGAACCTGAAGGTACTCGATGAAATCCATTCGCTATACGGCAGCGAGAACGTTATTGAAGGCGTGTACATTCCGCAAGAAATCGCGCGCTATTACTGGGACGGCCTGCGCGATGACGCGACACCGGAAATGCTCACGGAACATTTCTTGAAGCCGGTCACCGAAGCCGCACAAGCGAAGGGCTGGAAGGTGATGGCGGCCCCGTTCTACAACCAAAACCTGGAAACGCCCGAGAAACTGCAATCGTTTTTCGAGAAACTCTTTGCCGCAGGATTCAAGCCAGACATTATCGCCGTGCAGGATGGCATCGGTGCAAACGACGCAGGCAAACTCCATGCCGAAACCGCGACTGTGGGCAATTACGAACGCGCCGTAGCGCAGGCCTGCAAAAAGTATGGAATTGAATTCTGGGTCGACATGGAACTGTTCCACACCGACGACTCGCACGCGCTCGCCGACAGCGCAAGAATCTCCGCACAGCTCGATACCGCAAACGCCGCAGGCGCCACAAAAGTCATCGCCTACGACCTGGCCGTTCTCGGAAACGCAGGCCTAGACTCGCTTGAAAAGTGGAAATTAAAATCGAGCGTGGAACCGCCGGCCCGCATCTACAAAACGCCCCGCGAAAGTCGCCGCGCATCCAATGCCCACAGCGAAAAAACGCAGAAACGCGAACTCTTCCTGAACGGGCGTTTACAGAACAGCCGTCCCCTAAACGAAAATTCGCAATACTACAAGGCGAACGGCGCGAAGGTCAAGTAA
- a CDS encoding glycoside hydrolase family 11 protein produces the protein MKKNLAGLGIALIMGMATTVYANRCPNAWPAEGENYASGTIDSTNYSYEVWRTGYAASLNCDDNGSYVVYSKDADEAIVRFGPKFDEPKTFDQHGNFSADYKFRTKGGGFGTPFYLVGIQGNTTEPKTEFYIVDYWIYEDADTTVFGTRMGEFTVDGDTYDIWQNTANNYLSAQGDISYKRYYSIRRTKRDSGHVDITAHFKKWEELGLKVGKITDVMALVEASKGEGYINFFQIDYFNITESADTTGTTAIAKRRAPNAHASDRKQAPLKYYKPDGARAQPGQRVRTFTR, from the coding sequence ATGAAGAAGAATCTAGCGGGTTTAGGAATCGCCCTCATCATGGGCATGGCTACGACTGTCTATGCGAATAGGTGCCCTAACGCATGGCCCGCGGAGGGCGAAAACTACGCCTCGGGCACAATAGACAGCACAAACTACAGTTACGAAGTCTGGCGCACTGGCTACGCCGCGTCTTTGAATTGCGACGATAATGGCAGCTACGTAGTTTACTCCAAGGACGCGGACGAAGCTATCGTGCGTTTCGGGCCCAAGTTCGACGAGCCCAAAACCTTCGACCAGCACGGCAATTTTTCTGCGGACTACAAGTTTCGCACAAAAGGCGGCGGCTTCGGCACCCCCTTTTACCTGGTCGGCATCCAGGGCAATACCACCGAGCCGAAAACCGAATTCTACATCGTAGACTACTGGATCTACGAAGACGCCGACACAACAGTATTCGGGACCAGGATGGGAGAATTCACTGTCGATGGCGACACCTACGACATCTGGCAGAACACCGCCAACAACTACTTGAGCGCCCAGGGCGACATATCGTACAAGCGGTATTACAGTATTCGCCGCACCAAGCGCGATAGCGGGCACGTCGACATTACCGCCCACTTCAAGAAGTGGGAAGAGCTCGGCCTGAAGGTGGGCAAGATAACCGATGTCATGGCGCTTGTAGAAGCGAGCAAAGGGGAAGGCTACATCAACTTTTTTCAAATTGACTACTTCAACATCACCGAATCGGCAGACACTACCGGCACCACGGCCATCGCAAAACGCCGTGCCCCCAATGCGCACGCCAGTGACCGCAAGCAAGCTCCACTCAAATACTACAAGCCGGACGGAGCAAGAGCCCAGCCCGGCCAGAGAGTGAGAACGTTCACGAGATAA
- a CDS encoding radical SAM protein — protein sequence MKNSFIYSPLRVLLVSSNFCRKNEPREAYGASCLAGAFWNSPANAGDTLDVFTSDLNRFQKMNSDFDIDWNLVASEVVTRALIGGYNVVAFSVFGWCEKMVALAGAELRRRIPDIFIMLGGASIFGSEEDLRRRFPFANMFTLSYGEKIFANLRHYISQGVARVMDLPRFGELESPYLSGVISLGGGVDTVRAETRRGCSFRCSFCKHRDTLSGKVYRIDNYERHLDELKLFKERGVKKLNVLDPLFNDYEGHGEQYLKLIRKVGFAGKVTLQIRPELLTERFMEEASLNPNVNFEIGVQSLDPAVLKTIQRGGNKTEAQLREKLDRCRELGIATMVTLIYGLPLQTYDSFARDVGIVKSYGVGKVGAFPLQIYKGTKLADDIGQYGLTLKEDAFGIPEVVDNPTHDFEKMRRLAETA from the coding sequence ATGAAAAATTCCTTCATCTACTCTCCGCTTCGCGTGCTGCTTGTGAGCAGTAATTTCTGCCGCAAGAACGAGCCTCGCGAGGCTTACGGGGCCAGCTGCCTTGCCGGCGCGTTCTGGAATAGTCCTGCGAATGCAGGCGATACGCTTGACGTGTTCACCAGCGACTTGAATCGCTTTCAGAAGATGAACAGCGATTTCGATATCGACTGGAATCTCGTGGCAAGCGAGGTTGTCACCAGGGCGCTTATCGGTGGGTACAACGTGGTCGCGTTCAGCGTGTTTGGCTGGTGCGAGAAGATGGTGGCGCTCGCTGGCGCGGAACTTCGCCGACGCATTCCGGACATCTTCATTATGCTGGGGGGAGCCTCCATTTTTGGAAGTGAAGAGGATCTTCGCAGGCGTTTCCCGTTCGCGAATATGTTTACGCTCAGCTACGGCGAAAAGATATTCGCGAATTTACGCCATTATATCAGTCAGGGAGTTGCCCGCGTGATGGATTTGCCCAGGTTCGGGGAACTTGAATCTCCGTATCTTTCGGGCGTCATTTCCCTTGGCGGAGGTGTCGATACCGTGCGGGCCGAAACTCGCCGCGGTTGCTCTTTCCGCTGTTCCTTCTGTAAGCATCGTGATACGCTTTCGGGCAAGGTGTATCGCATCGATAATTACGAGCGTCATCTTGACGAACTCAAGTTGTTCAAGGAACGCGGGGTGAAAAAGCTGAACGTTCTGGACCCGCTCTTCAACGATTACGAAGGCCACGGGGAACAGTACCTAAAGCTGATTCGCAAAGTCGGTTTCGCTGGAAAAGTCACGCTGCAGATTCGCCCGGAACTGCTGACGGAACGGTTTATGGAAGAGGCTTCGCTGAATCCGAATGTGAATTTCGAGATTGGCGTGCAGAGCCTTGATCCGGCTGTGTTGAAGACGATTCAGCGTGGCGGCAACAAGACCGAGGCGCAACTCCGCGAAAAGCTGGATCGTTGCAGGGAACTTGGCATCGCGACGATGGTCACCCTGATTTACGGGCTTCCGCTGCAGACTTACGATTCTTTTGCCCGCGATGTCGGGATTGTCAAGAGCTACGGTGTCGGGAAGGTGGGTGCGTTCCCCTTGCAGATTTACAAAGGGACGAAACTTGCCGATGATATCGGGCAGTACGGCCTCACCCTGAAAGAGGACGCGTTCGGCATCCCCGAAGTGGTCGATAATCCCACCCACGATTTTGAGAAGATGCGGAGGCTTGCGGAGACCGCCTAG